Within the Verrucomicrobiota bacterium genome, the region GAATTTTGCCTGGGGCTGCGTTGCTCCTCGGTCACAGCCCCACTGGCGGGGGATGCTCGCTCGTCGCGCCTTGCCCCAGGCCAAATTGGGCGCAACGAACGTGAGCGTATTTACGAAACGGACCACTTAGCCGGCCAGCGCACAAAGCCGGCTAAAGCCGCGACTACATGCGGGCTGCGCGCTTCCGTCCGTCGCCAAAATGAGAGTTGCTGAATTGCCGGAAACGCTTCCGAGCATCCACGAAGTCCAGGAAACATGGATTGGGACGGGGCTTTGACCTCAATCTCCATCCTGCTAACCTCGCCCGGCATTTGGACATGACCGATTCCGAAACGTCAGCAGGATTAACCTCGCGCACGCACTCGCTTGGCGGCGGTGGCCCGTACGCTCTGATGCGCAACAGGAATTTTGCTCTCTACCTCATCAGCCGCTTCGTCGCGTCGCTCGGCCAACAAATGCTCACCGTCGCGGTCGGTTGGGAGATCTATGAACGAACCCACTCCGCGCTGGCGTTGGGGTTGGTGGGCCTCACGCAGATGGCGCCGATGATCCTCTGTACGTTGCCGGCCGGTCACGTGGCCGATAATTACCAGCGCAAACGGATCATTCTTTGGATGACCGTCGCCGCCGCCGCCGCGAGCCTGGGCTTGACCGCGGTCTCGGTGTTACACGCGCATGTGTCGCTGATTTATCTTTGCCTCCTGGTGGCCGGAACCGCGCGGACATTCCTGTGGCCGGCGAGCGCTGCCTTTATGCCCTCGCTTGTGCCACGCCCTATCTTCGCCCGAGCCGTCACGTGGAACACGGGGAGTTTTCATCTGTCTTCGGTGCTCGGACCTGCGGCGGGCGGAGGACTGATCGCGGTGACGCAGAGCGCGACAATCGTTTATGCCCTCAACGCTATCGCGCTGGTCGTGTGCTTCATGCTCATTTCTGCGGTCCGCAGCAATCAAGCCGCGCCAACCAAAGAGAAGATGACGCGCGCCAACCTGATCGCAGGGTTCAAGTTCGTCATCGCAAGCCAGGTTATTCTGGGCACGATCACGCTCGACATGTTTGCCGTGCTTTTGGGCGGGGCGACGGCGCTGCTCCCGGTGTATGCGAAAGACATCTTGCGCGCCGGTCCGACGGGACTTGGGTTGCTGCAGGCGGCCTTGCCCATTGGCGCGCTGATTACGGCATTCATCCTGGCTCATCGTCCGCCGCTGCAAAAGGCCGGCCGGGCGCTGTTGTGGTCCGTCGCGGGCTTCGGAGTCGCGACCATCGCCTTCGGCTTTTCCACATCCTTTTGGTTTTCGTTCCTGATGCTGATGCTGTGCGGGGCGCTCGACAACGTCAGCGTCGTGGTGCGCCACACGCTGGTGCAAATTCTGACACCGGACGAAAAGCGCGGGCGAGTCTCGGCGGTGAACAGTCTATTCATCGGCACCTCCAATGAGCTGGGCGGTTTCGAGTCCGGTTTTGTCGCGCATCTGGTCAATCCCGTTTTCTCGGTTGTCTCCGGAGGCGTCGGGACGATTCTCGTGGTCATCGCCACCGCGCTCGTCTGGCCGGCGATTCGAAAATACGGGAGACTGGAGTGACACGGGAAAGCGAGGAACGGAATAGGACTCCCGGCAGGCGGGTCCGTCCCGGCGAGCCGAGTCCGACGTATTGGGAACACGTGGGAGGCGGCTCGCTGGGGACAGGCTCGCCCTACCGAAGTCAAACTAAGGATTGCTGGTTCGCTCGTCTCCTCAGAGCGGACTCTTGACAAGCCGCCCGGTTTTGGAGGACCACACTGCCTATGCAAATCCGCCCTGCCACCCCGGACGACCTGGCCGGCATTCTTGAGATTTACAACGAGGCCGTTCTCAACACGACCGCGACCTACGACTACGAACCGCGCACCATGGAGCATCGGCGGACCTGGTTTGAAGACCACGTGAAAACTAATTACCCGGTGTTCGTCGCCGCGGATCCGGCGGGCCGCGTCGTGGGCTGGAGTTCGATCAGCCGGTACCACGACCGCATGGGATACCGGTTCACCTGCGAGAATTCCGTCTATGTCGCCGCGGATCGCCGGGGACAAGGGATTGGCAAGCTTCTGATGCCGCCCTTGATTGAGGCCGCCCGGGAACGGAAATTCCGGGCCATCATTGCGGCCATCGATGCGGCAAACCCGGTCAGCCTTGGGCTCCATGCGGCATTTGGGTTCGTGCAAGTCGGCCACTTCAGACAAGTAGGCTTCAAGTTCGGCCGCTGGCTGGACGTGGTGTACATGGAACTGCTTTTGCCATGAAACTCTCTCTCGAACTCGCAGCGGCCACTCCGCCGGAATGGATTCAAACGGTGCTCGCCGATTTTCCGGCCTTTCTCCAGGACCACGCGGATTGCGAACGCAAAGCCTCCGCCATGGCCATGAGTTTCGTCGCGAAGTATCCGGACCGCGTCGAAATCATTCCGGAATTAATAGAGACCGGCATCGAGGAACTGGAACATTTTCATCAGGTTTATGCCCACATGGCCAGGCGCGGCATTCGTCTGGCCAAGGAAATGACTCAAGACCCGTACATCAAAGCGCTGATGGATCTGTGCCGCACCGATCCGCTGCATCGCTTCCTCGACCGGCTTTTGCTCGCGTCGATCATCGAATGCCGGGGCGCCGAGCGGTTTCGCCTCATCTGGGCGGCGCTGGACCACGATCGGGAATTGAAAGAATTCTATCAGCATCTCTGGACCTCCGAGGCCAAGCACGGAAATATTTTCGTCAAGATGGCGCTTCAATATTTTCCTGACGACAAGGTGTACAGCCGCTTAAACGAGTTGAATGAAGCGGAAGGAAAGATTGTTTTGGGGCTGAAACTCCGCCCGGCGTTGCACTGATCGGCGGTTTGCTTTTTCTTCCTCAGGCCGCATTATCTGCGAAGCGAGTTATGCAAAACTTTTCTCCTGTCCGGAACGGCCTTGGAATTGCCTTTGCGAAGGCAGCAGTTCTTCTGAGTTTAGCCGAGAGCGTCGCAGGCCAGACCCAGCTTCCCAACAAGGCCCCGACCCAAACTCCTTTTCAGAACCCGTCCCAGGCGCCCTTCCAGACGCCGACACCCGCGCAGCCCGAAGGCCGGTTCGCCAGCGTGAACGGCATGCAAATGTACTTCGAGGTTTATGGTGAAGGCCGGCCGCTTGTCCTGCTCCACGGATTCAAGGCGTCCAGCCAGATTTGGAAGCCGATCATTCTGGATTTCGCCAAGCAGCATCGCGTCATTGTGCCGGACCTTCGCGGGCACGGGCGTTCAACGAATCCCACGAAACAATTCACCCATCGGCAGGCTGCGCTGGACGTTTTCGGGCTTCTGGATTTGCTCAAGATCGACCGCTTCAACGCCATCGGGATCAGCAGCGGTGGAATGGCCTTGCTGCACATGGCGACGCAGAGACCGGAGCGGATCGAGGCCATGATCTTGATCGGCGCGACGGCGTATTTTCCGGAGGAATCCCGCGCGATCATGGGGCAAACCACCATCGAATCCATGACGCCCGAAGAATGGCAGAAGGCGCGGGAAATCCACAAACACGGCGATGAACAAATCCGCGATCTCGTCCGCCAGTTTCAGGCGTTGAAGGATAGTTACGACGATATGAATTTCACCCCGCCGTTTCTGTCGAAGATTCGCGCCTCGACGCTGATCATTCACGGCGACCGCGACCCGTTTTTCCCGGTGCAAATGGCTCTGGAGATGTATCGCGCGATGCCGCACGCGTATCTCTGGGTTGTCCCGAATGGCGGGCACGTGCCGGTGTTCGCCGATCCAGCGTCGTTCGTCAAAACGACGATGGAATTTCTGCAAGTCGGCGGATCGAGAGAGAATGTGCCGGCGCCGGTCCCCAAGCCGGGAAGCGGACGTTAAGCGCGTGTTTTGAAAATGGGTGGAGCGGGCTACCAGCCCGTTTTCGGCGGCAACTTGCCGCCGAACATTGCGGCAGGCTGGTAGCCTGCCGCAACAGGCCAGTGGCCTGTTCCACCCAAAAGGCATTTTCAAAACGCGCTCTAAGCGCGGCAAGCGGCCGAAGAGTGGTCAGTGATCAGTAATCAGTAATCAGTAATCGGTGATCAAATCCAGAGACATCTCCAATGCACGTGCGTTGATCTACGACGGGAAATTGGACGAGGCCTCGACGTTGCTGCGCGGGTGCCTCCAAAGCGATCCTGCCAACGCCGAGGTTTGGTTCCTCATGGCTCAGGTCGCCCGGCTGGCAGGGGATCCGAACATGGCTCTGGAATTGATCGGCACGGCTCTGGGACGCCAGCCGCGCAAGTCGGAATTCCTGATCGAAAAAGGCATGATTCTCATCGCGCTGGGCCGCGGGGCGGAAGCGCGCGCCATTTGCGAGCGAGGATTCGATTTTGACAAACTGAATTGCGAGAGCCACGCCGCGCTGGGACGGTATCACCTCGCGCAGGGACAACCAGACTCTGCTGTGCGTCATTTGCGCGCCGCGATCCAGCTTCAACCGCGCGTCGCCGAGACGCACAGTCTCCTCGGCCACGTGCTCATGGATGCCGGGCATGGGGCGGAGGCGGAGGCGAGCCTTCAAGCCTGCTTGAAGCTGGAACCGAATCACGTGCGCGCGCTTTGGGGATTGGGCAATCTGTACCGGCAACGCGCGCGCACTGGCGAGGCGATCGAGGCGTACCAACGCGCGCTCGCGCTCAAACCGAACGAGCCGTCCATCCTGAGCAACCTCGGCAACACCTGGCTCGATCTGGGCGAACACGAACAGGCCATCGCGTGTTATGTCCAGTCGCTGCGGCTCTCTCCCCATTCGCCGGTCACGCACAGCAATTTGATCGTGGCGCTTCATTATGCTTCCGGCGTGAATCGGACGCAGATTGCGGCGGCGCATCGGGAGTGGGCTCAACGCCACGCCCGCAATGTTCCCCGACTCGGCCAGCGCCCAAAACGGCTGCCCTCGGTGGAGCAAAAACTCAGGCTGGGCCTTGTCTCAGCAGATTTTCGGCAGCATCCCGTTGGCCGCGTCGCTGAAGTGCTGTGCCGTTATTTGGACTCCGCACGATTCGATTTGTTCGTTTACGACAATGGCACGCGCGCCGATGCGACTACAGTCACCCTCCAATCTCTGGTTTCGCGCTGGCGGAAGATCGCGCACCTCGCGGATGACGCCGCCGCCAAACTGATCTTCGACGATCAGATTGACATCCTGGTGGACCTTTCCGGACACACCGGCGGCCACAGGCTCCTGGTGTTTGCGAGGCAACCGGCGCCCTTGCAGATCACGATGTTCGCCTATCCGAACACGACGGGGTTGGACACGATGCAGTATCGAATCACGGATTTGGATTCCGATCCTCCCGGAATGACCGAAGCGCTTCACACGGAGAAGCTGGTGCGGCTTCACAAAATTGCCTGGGCCTGCGCGCCGCCGAGTGATTCGCCGACACCGGAAGCCACTGCCAACCAAGAGCCGACGTTCACGTTCGGTTGCCTGAACAATCCCAGCAAAATCAGCGCGGCCTGCGCGCAGGTTTGGAGCGAGATCCTCAAGGCCTGTCCGGCGTCGCGGTTGATGTTGCTCGTGAGAAACGATCCGGAACACGAACGGCGCTTGTTGGCGAAATTCGGGAAATGGGGCGTCCAGCCGCAGCAACTGCGCTTTGTCCCGCAGACGTCGCAGGCGGGCTATCTGGGGTATCACCAATCGATCGATGTGATGCTGGATCCGTTTCCTTACAACGGCGGCGTCACGACCTGGGATGCGCTTTGGATGGGAGTGCCGGTGCTGACGCTGGCGGGCGACAGCTATGTGTCGCGACAAGGAGTCGGCATTTTGAAGCATGCGGGCCTGAATGAGTTTGTCGCGCCTTCACCCCGTGAATTGGTTGAGCGAGCGGTTGCGATGGGGAGCGCCGGCAAATTGAGCGCGTCGCGCCGCGACGAGATTCGCGCCCGGATGCACCGCTCCACCTTGATGGACTACGCGGGCTACGGAAAGGAATTGAGCCAAACGCTGCTGAGGCTCTGGGAGGCACAGGCTGGCGGAGAATCTCAAATTTAGGATTCAAATTTCCCCCTTTCGCCGCCCTCGGTTTCCTGCTCAACTCCGGGGGCGCCTATGAAAAGAAGAACCTTTCTCAAAATCAGTGTCGGCACGGCTATGACCTTTTCCCTTTCTCCGATTCCCGTCCTTCGGGCGGACGAACCGGAGGAACTGTTCAAGATTTCCCTGGCGGAGTGGTCGCTGAACAAGACTCTCCGGGCGGGGAAGATGACAAACCTGGATTTTCCCCGCATGGCAAAACGCGAGTTCGAGATCGATTGCATCGAGTTCGTCGATCAATTCTTCCAGGACAAGGCGAAGGACATGGCCTACCTCCGCGAGTTGAAGGACCGCGCCGAAAGCGAAGGCGTCGCCATGGGCCTGATCATGCTGGACACAACCGGCGATCTCGGTGCGGCTGACAAACCGGCCCGCGACAAAGCCGTCGCGAAAACCTTCGAGTGGATCGACGCCGCAAAATTCCTGGGCTGCCGGATGATCCGGATCAATGCGCGCGGACCGCAAAACGCGGACGACTTGCGGGCGCGGGTCGCTGAGAGCGGCGCGCGGCTGGCGGATTACGCGGCCGAACGCGGTCTCAGCGTCGGCATCGAGAACCACGGCGGTTTGTCCTCGGATCCGGAGTGGCTGGTCTCCGTCATCAAAGCCGTGAACAAACCCAACTTCGGAATCCTGCCCGACTTTGGAAACTTTCCGGAGTCTGTTGATCGCTACGACGCGGTCGAGGCCTTCATGCCCTACGCCAAGGGCGTGAGCGCCAAGACGTCACGGTTTACGCCTGACGGCCTGGAACAAGAGACGGATTACTTTCGCATGATGCGCCTCGTGCGCGACGGAGGCTATCACGGATACGTCGGTGTTGAATCCGGTGCTCAGACTCAGGATGGCGAGGCCGATGCGATCCGCAAAACCCGCGATTTACTCAAGCGCGTGCGCCAAGAGCAGGCGCGCGTGAAACCGATTTTCAATGGCAAGAACCTCGATGGCTGGACGAAGATTGAGGGGGGCGAATGGTCGATCGAGGAAGGGGCGCTGGTGGGCCGTCAGGGCCGAAACTGGTCCACGAACCCCGAGAAGAGTGGGTCCTGGCTCAGCACGGCCAGGGAATACACCGATTTCCGCCTTGAACTTCAATTCACCATCGCCAAAGGCACCAACAGCGGAATCCTGTTCCGATCCTCGCACGAGAAGAATCCATCCTTCACCGGCTACGAAATGCAAATCCACGATTCCCCGGGGCGACCGCCATCGAAGAACGGTCCCTGCTCGATCTATGCCGTCGTCGCTCCCACGAAAAACGCCATTCGTCCTGCTGGCCAGTGGAACACCGTCACGATCGTCGCTCAGGGACCGAAGATCGTGATTGAAGTGAACGGGGAACGGACGATTGACACGGAACTGCAACGGTCGATGCGCGGGTACATCGGCTTGCAGAACCACGACGACCGCTCCGAAGTGAGATTCCGCAATATTCGGCTCCAGGAGTTGTGATTGACCCTGGAGACCGGCGCCCATCTTCACACGGAGTGGAACCGCGGATAACACGGATGGGCGCGGATCAAGCACTTCCCACGGAACTGGTTCATCCGCGGAATCCGCGTGATCCGCGGTTCCCGGTTTTCCGGTCTCAGGCAAAGCTCGCCAAGGCCACGAAGAGCAGGTGTCGAACAGGCGATGAGAGCGCTCACCTTGAATCACTTCGGATAGCTCAACCGCTCCCGGTCCGACTGGCTAGTGATGTGTCTCACCCGAAACGCGTTCTCTGTGGCTAATCAACTGCCGTTTTCGCGGGTCGGAGGCGCAACTCAAATCTGGGCGAAGTGTAGTTTCGCCCAATTCACCACTTTCTCCACCATCACGGCGCTGAATTCCCCGGCGAAGACGTGATTGGAGCCTTTGATCTCAGTGAGTTCAACCGGATCGTTGGCTTTGCGAAAGATGTCGTGGGAATCCTGGATCGGAACCACGTCGTCCTCGGTCCCATGGACGAGCAACCACGGCACCTTGATTTGAGGCGCCCGGTCGGCCACCGAATTGATCTGCGCCATGTCCTCCATGTAAGCGCGCGAGAGCGGGCAAGCCGGTTCGTCCCACATGGATCCTTCTCCGGGTTTCACGCCGCCAAATTCGCGGTCTGCAAACGCCTTCGTGTGAACCATCCCTGCCAGAGAAATCAGGAGGCGGATCCGGTGGTCCTGGCTGGCGCGGAGAACTCCGACCGCGCCGCCCATGCTGTGCCCGGCGTAACAAATCTTCCGGTCCGAAAGGATATCTAGAACCGAACCGAGATCGGAGACTTCCTTCGAAACGGTGGAGTCCGTGAACTTGCCCCCCGACGCCCCGTTGCCGGAAAAGGAAATCCGAAGAGCCGGAACGCCCGCCTGGCTCAATCCTTCCGCCAGCGCGACGACAAAGGGTCGATCCTTGTTGCCGGTGACGCCGTGGCCGATCACGACCAGATCTTTGGAATTCGTTTTGCCGGGATGAAACGTGTAATCGATCCGCTCGCCTTGCGCATTTCTGATTTCACCAAACATAACTTTATAAGCTAAGACTTGGCGTTCATAGCGGCTCCTGGGTCGATCAGCAAATCAGAAATCACGCGACGCGCGCGCCGCTGAGTTTTTGTGTCGCCAATTCAATTTCACCTGCTTTGATTGATCCCCAGCTTTTCACATGAAAACGACTCGTTGCTTTCCGTTGTTTGCCACCATGACGCTGCTGCTCCTGCCCAGTCCAGCGCAGAGCGCCGAATTCAAGTTCCCCGGGCACACCTTCACCTTGCCGGACGGCTTCACGATGGAACACGTGGCCGGCCCGCCTTTGGTGAATCGGCCCATCGAGGCGGACTTCGACGAACAGGGACGCCTTTACGTTTCCGATTCCTCAGGGTCTAACGACAAGCCTGACAAGCAACTTCAGGAGAAACCGCATCGCCTCGTTCGGTTGGAAGACACGGACGGCGACGGGAAGTATGACCAGAGCGTCGTCTTCGCGGACAAGCTGATGTTCCCCGAAGGCGTGCTCTGGCACGACGGCGCGGTCTATTGCAGCGCGCCGCCCTCCATCTGGAAGATCGAGGACACGAACGGCGACGGCGTGGCGGATCGACGCACGGAATGGCACGAAGGGAAAACGTTGACCGGCTGCGCGAATGATTTGCACGGCCCTTATTTGGGGCCGGACGGCTGGATTTACTGGTGCAAAGGCGCGTTCGCCAAGCAAACCTACGAACGTCCGGGCCGCCCGACCATCTCGGACTCCGCGTCCCACATGTTTCGTTGCCGGCCCGATCACTCCGAATTCGAGTCCGTCATGAGCGGCGGGATGGACAACCCCGTCGCGGTTGTTTTCTCCCCGGAAGGCGAGCCGTTCTTCACGACAACGTTCTTCGTCCACCCCGAAGCCGGAAGACGGGACGCGATCGTCCACAGCATTTACGGCGCGGTTTATCCGAAAACCCACGGCGTGCTCGACGGACTCAAACGCACGGGTGATCTGCTCCCGCCGCTGACCCACCTGGGCCCGGCCGTGCCGTGCGGCCTCGTCCGGTATGCGTCGCGCGCTTTTGGAGACGATTACGAGAACAACCTGTTTTCCTGCCAGTTCAATTTACGGAAAGTCCAACGCCACATTCTCGAACCCTCCGGCGCGACTTTCCGCAGCCGTGACATTGACTTCCTGGTTTCCGATAATCCGGATTTCCATCCCACAGACGTGTTGGAGGACGCGGATGGCAGCTTGCTCGTGCTGGACACAGGCGGCTGGTACAAGATTTGTTGCCCGACATCGCAATTGCCCAAGCCCGACGTGCTCGGCGCCGTGTATCGCATTCGGAAGGCGGGCGCGCCCAAAATCCCGGACCCGCGCGGCCTGAAGATCGCCTGGGCGAAATACAAACCGAAGAACCTCGCCGGATTGCTCGGTGATTCCCGGCCTGCGGTCCGGAATCGGGCGATTGCTCAGCTCGGCAAGCAAGGCCAGGAATCCGTGACCGTGCTCAAGCAAGTGGTGCAAGCGGGCGCGCGCGCGGCAGCCACATCCGCCACCGGCGCGAGGCGTTTCACGGGGAAGTTCGTCGTGCCCGTGTTTTCGGTTGAAGCCCGGCGCAATGCCGTCTGGGCGCTCACGCGCATCGATGGACCCGGTGCGCGCGAAGCCGTGCGCGTCGCGCTGGCCGATTCTGACGCGAGCGCGCGGCAAGTTGCGGTCAATTCGGCCGGCTTGCGGCGCGACGCCGGCGCGACGCCGCAACTTCTGGAAACGTTGAGAACGGGAACACCGCACTTGCAGCGCAACGCCGCTGCGGCGCTGGGACGCATCGGAGACAAATCCGCGGTTCCCGCTTTGTTCGCTGCCGTGGAAGACGTGGCGCGGCAAGGTCTGGCGAACCCTAAACAAACGCCCGCCAATCTCGTCACCAACGAGGCATTTCGCGTCATGGAGCATTCGCTGATTTATGCTCTGATAGAAATCGGAGACAGCGCCGGTGTCCGGCAAGAGCTGGAAAAAGTAGGACAGCCTTCCAGGCTGTCTGCCGAGGCTGTTGGAGACTCAGCCAAAACGCCGACATCGAATTCCACTTCATCTTCGGGCGGACCTGGGGCAGGCAGGATGCCTGCCCTGCGGTTTGTGCAGCGCGCGGCGTTGATCGCCCTGGACCAGATCGACGGCGGCGGATTGACGGCGACTGACGTCTTGCCGCATCTCCATTCCAACGACCCCGTGCTCAAGCAGACGGCCTCGTGGATTGTCAGCCACCACTCGGATTGGGGAAAGGACCTGGCCGACTTTTTCCGCCAGCGGCTTGCGCAACCGAGCCTGCCTGCCGAGGAACTGAGCGAACTTCAGCAGCAACTGGGCGATTTCACGCGCAACGAGGCGATTCAACAGTTGATCGCGCAGATGTGCGCAGACCGCGCATCGCCCCTGGCCACGCGGCATCTGTTGCTGCGCGTCATGGCCAAGGCGCCCGTTCGGGAAATGCCGGCCGCCTGGCGCCCGCCCCTTCATCAATGCCTGGCCGATCCTCAAGAAGGCGTCTGGCGCGGCGCCGTGGCGGTGATTCGCGCTTTGCCGTTGGGCAAGACGAACACGACCGAATTTGTGGAGCCGCTCCTGCGTTTGGCGCACGACCAAAAGGCGCCGGCCGAAGTGAAGCTCGAAGCGTTGGCGGCGCTGCCCAACAATCCGATGCCACTGGACGTGGAGACGTTTGAATTCCTGTGCGGGTATCTCGACTCGGCCAGGCCTCCGTTGGATCGCACCACCGCCGCCACGGTTCTGGGCCGCATGAAACTCGACGACGCGCAGCTCATGAAATTGGCGGACTCTCTGCCATCCGTCGGACCCATGGAACTTTCCAAACTGATCGGCGCGTTTGAAAACAAGACGAACGAGACCGTCGGAGCAAAGTTTGTTTCCGTGCTCAAACACGCCAAAGGAGTCCGGGGCGCTCGCCCGGACGTCCTGAAACCGATCTTCGCGAAATTCGGCGCAACGGTGCAGGAGCAAGGCGATGAAATCCTCCGGGCGCTCAACGCCGATCTGGCCCAGCAACAAACCCGCATCACCCAACTTGTCAACGGCTTGCCGCGCGGAGACCGCGACCACGGACGGCGCGTGTTCGAGAGTCAGAAGACCGTTTGTTCGACGTGCCATCAGGTCGGCTATTTGGGCGGGCGGGTCGGGCCGGATTTGACGAAAATCGGTTCCGTGCGGACGGAACGCGATTTGATGGAGGCAATCCTCTATCCGAGCGCGAGCTTCGTGCGCAGCTATGAGCCGATGACGATTCGCACCAAGGACGGCGAGGAGTATTCGGGCGTCCTGCGCCAGGAAGGGGCGGACAGCATCGTGATCATCAGCGGCGCCAACGCTTCGCAGCGATTCGCGATGGCCGACGTGGCGGAGATGCGGCCCGGCACGCTTTCGATCATGCCGGAGGGGATCGATCAGCAATTGAACCAGCAAGAACTCGCGGACCTCGTGGCGTTCCTGAAGTCGCTGAAATAGTGGGCACGGACCGACTCTTCACCGTGCCTTCCTATGAACCCCGTAGGGCTGCGTTGCCGCGCAGCCGGTTTCTGTCGATGCGGCCGCGCCGCAGACCCTGGGATAGGCGACAGCTCGACTGGAGAACCGTAGCGCAGATTTTCAATCTGCCGTATCGCCGATTTCCAATCGGCAGGGCGCCAGCAAGTCCCAGCGGGCTCGGACTGGGAGACGCCCCGCAGAATACAATTCTGCGATACGGCAGAGTGCAACTCTGCGCTACGAGCTTCGTCGTCCATCCCGCGGACCAAGCAGTGATTGTCGATCCATCCGGGAGAAGGAGACCGCACATGGCAAGCCACCTCATTGATTTCATATCCCGATGAGTATTGTTGAGAGCCCAGCCCCAACCAGCGTGCTGCTGGTTTTCCGCGCAGACTACCCGTGGATTGAAGAGAGATAGCCTCCGGTCAACCATCGGGTGATGACCCCAGAACACCGCGAATCGCGTCCAAGAGCGAAGAAGAGGTGATGCCTGAGATCAAGTCAGATCAAAGCCCGCTCGCGGTCCGGGAGGACGCCGGGCGTGAGTCCTTGATCGAGTTGGAGAACCTGGCGCGAGTGATCGGCGCCTCACCGTGAGGTCGCCAGGCAAAGCCGGCGTGGCTGCAACCTACGGTGGGCTGCGTTGCCGCGCAGCCGCTTTTCAGTCGATGCGACGGCGCCGCGTATGTGTTTAGCAGAATCTCTCGACGTCAGAAACGCCAGGTGACGCCGCCGTGGATGCGGTAATCCGCGACGTTCTGGAGGCCGTTGTTGTCGATGCGCAGCGGGACATCGACGCCGGTGTTGGCGCTGAAGCGCTGGCCCCAGGTGAAGCTGATCTGCGGGCCGAGGTACCAGGCTGTCAGGCCCGTGTTGTTGGACTTGCTGCCGAGGAACTCGTCCCGCGCACGAGTCTCGAAGGCCGTGTTTGCCTGCAGGCTGAGCGTGAATTTCCGGTCCAGCCAAATGTAAGCGCCAGGCCCGCCCGAGATCATCAGCTCGTCCCCAAACTTGAAATCCGCTTCCCCTTCCATCCGCCAGTAGTATTGAAACAAACTGCTCCAGAACCAGCGATCCCAGCGCAGGTTCGCTGTCGCGCCGAAGATCGCGTCCAACGAACCGGACCCCGGCGCCAGATCATGCTCG harbors:
- a CDS encoding tetratricopeptide repeat protein; this translates as MIKSRDISNARALIYDGKLDEASTLLRGCLQSDPANAEVWFLMAQVARLAGDPNMALELIGTALGRQPRKSEFLIEKGMILIALGRGAEARAICERGFDFDKLNCESHAALGRYHLAQGQPDSAVRHLRAAIQLQPRVAETHSLLGHVLMDAGHGAEAEASLQACLKLEPNHVRALWGLGNLYRQRARTGEAIEAYQRALALKPNEPSILSNLGNTWLDLGEHEQAIACYVQSLRLSPHSPVTHSNLIVALHYASGVNRTQIAAAHREWAQRHARNVPRLGQRPKRLPSVEQKLRLGLVSADFRQHPVGRVAEVLCRYLDSARFDLFVYDNGTRADATTVTLQSLVSRWRKIAHLADDAAAKLIFDDQIDILVDLSGHTGGHRLLVFARQPAPLQITMFAYPNTTGLDTMQYRITDLDSDPPGMTEALHTEKLVRLHKIAWACAPPSDSPTPEATANQEPTFTFGCLNNPSKISAACAQVWSEILKACPASRLMLLVRNDPEHERRLLAKFGKWGVQPQQLRFVPQTSQAGYLGYHQSIDVMLDPFPYNGGVTTWDALWMGVPVLTLAGDSYVSRQGVGILKHAGLNEFVAPSPRELVERAVAMGSAGKLSASRRDEIRARMHRSTLMDYAGYGKELSQTLLRLWEAQAGGESQI
- a CDS encoding alpha/beta fold hydrolase gives rise to the protein MFGEIRNAQGERIDYTFHPGKTNSKDLVVIGHGVTGNKDRPFVVALAEGLSQAGVPALRISFSGNGASGGKFTDSTVSKEVSDLGSVLDILSDRKICYAGHSMGGAVGVLRASQDHRIRLLISLAGMVHTKAFADREFGGVKPGEGSMWDEPACPLSRAYMEDMAQINSVADRAPQIKVPWLLVHGTEDDVVPIQDSHDIFRKANDPVELTEIKGSNHVFAGEFSAVMVEKVVNWAKLHFAQI
- a CDS encoding N-acetyltransferase family protein, translating into MQIRPATPDDLAGILEIYNEAVLNTTATYDYEPRTMEHRRTWFEDHVKTNYPVFVAADPAGRVVGWSSISRYHDRMGYRFTCENSVYVAADRRGQGIGKLLMPPLIEAARERKFRAIIAAIDAANPVSLGLHAAFGFVQVGHFRQVGFKFGRWLDVVYMELLLP
- a CDS encoding alpha/beta hydrolase translates to MQNFSPVRNGLGIAFAKAAVLLSLAESVAGQTQLPNKAPTQTPFQNPSQAPFQTPTPAQPEGRFASVNGMQMYFEVYGEGRPLVLLHGFKASSQIWKPIILDFAKQHRVIVPDLRGHGRSTNPTKQFTHRQAALDVFGLLDLLKIDRFNAIGISSGGMALLHMATQRPERIEAMILIGATAYFPEESRAIMGQTTIESMTPEEWQKAREIHKHGDEQIRDLVRQFQALKDSYDDMNFTPPFLSKIRASTLIIHGDRDPFFPVQMALEMYRAMPHAYLWVVPNGGHVPVFADPASFVKTTMEFLQVGGSRENVPAPVPKPGSGR
- a CDS encoding MFS transporter; translated protein: MRNRNFALYLISRFVASLGQQMLTVAVGWEIYERTHSALALGLVGLTQMAPMILCTLPAGHVADNYQRKRIILWMTVAAAAASLGLTAVSVLHAHVSLIYLCLLVAGTARTFLWPASAAFMPSLVPRPIFARAVTWNTGSFHLSSVLGPAAGGGLIAVTQSATIVYALNAIALVVCFMLISAVRSNQAAPTKEKMTRANLIAGFKFVIASQVILGTITLDMFAVLLGGATALLPVYAKDILRAGPTGLGLLQAALPIGALITAFILAHRPPLQKAGRALLWSVAGFGVATIAFGFSTSFWFSFLMLMLCGALDNVSVVVRHTLVQILTPDEKRGRVSAVNSLFIGTSNELGGFESGFVAHLVNPVFSVVSGGVGTILVVIATALVWPAIRKYGRLE
- a CDS encoding tRNA-(ms[2]io[6]A)-hydroxylase, whose protein sequence is MKLSLELAAATPPEWIQTVLADFPAFLQDHADCERKASAMAMSFVAKYPDRVEIIPELIETGIEELEHFHQVYAHMARRGIRLAKEMTQDPYIKALMDLCRTDPLHRFLDRLLLASIIECRGAERFRLIWAALDHDRELKEFYQHLWTSEAKHGNIFVKMALQYFPDDKVYSRLNELNEAEGKIVLGLKLRPALH